Proteins encoded within one genomic window of Zonotrichia leucophrys gambelii isolate GWCS_2022_RI unplaced genomic scaffold, RI_Zleu_2.0 Scaffold_584_31506, whole genome shotgun sequence:
- the LOC135441847 gene encoding olfactory receptor 14J1-like translates to MSNSSSIRHFLLLALADTRQLQLLHFCLLLGISLAALLGNGLIISAVACGHHLHTPMFFCLLNLALSDLGCICTTVPKAMHNSLWDTRDISYKGCAAQLFFFLFFIVAEFYLLTIMCYDRYVSICKPLHYGTLLGSRACAHMAAAAWASAFLNSLLHTANTFSLPLCHGNALGQFFCEIPQILKLSCSNSSLRELGLIAVSVCLLFSCFVFIVFSYVQILRVVLRIPSEQGRHKAFSTCLPHLAVVSLFISTVMFAHLKPPSLSSPSLDLAVSVLYSVVPPALNPLIYSLRNPELKAAVRRLMTGYFQEH, encoded by the coding sequence atgtccaacagcagctccatcaggcacttcctcctgctggcattggcagacacacggcagctgcagctcctgcacttctgcctcttgctgggcatctccctagctgccctcctgggcaatggcctcatcatcagcgccgtagcctgcggccaccacctgcacacgcccatgttcttctgcctgctcaacctggccctcagcgacctgggctgcatctgcaccactgtccccaaagccatgcacaattccctctgggacaccagggacatctcctacaaaggatgtgctgcacagctctttttctttctcttctttattgTGGCAGAGTTTTatctcctgaccatcatgtgctacgaccgctatgtgtccatctgcaaacccctgcactacgggaccctcctgggcagcagagcttgtgcccacatggcagcagctgcctgggccagtgcctttctcaattcactgctgcacacagccaatacattttccttgcccctgtgccatggcaatgccctgggccagttcttctgtgaaatcccacagatcctcaagctctcctgctcaaaTTCCTCACTCAGGGAACTGGGGCTAATTGCAGTTAGTGTCTGCTTGCTATTtagctgttttgtgttcattgttttctcctatgtgcagatccTCAGGGtcgtgctgaggatcccctctgagcagggacggcacaaagccttttccacctgcctccctcacctggctgtggtctccctgttcATCAGCACTGTCATGTTTGCTCACCTGAagcctccctctctctcctccccatccctggatctggctgTGTCAGTTCTGTAttcagtggtgcctccagccctgaaccccctcatctacagcctgaggaacccAGAGCTCAAGGCTGCTGTGAGGAGACTGATGACTGGGTActttcaggaacattaa